In the Longimicrobiales bacterium genome, one interval contains:
- a CDS encoding M20/M25/M40 family metallo-hydrolase, whose amino-acid sequence MLSTIRSLAVCSVCVASATALSAQTASQQYTDEARQLAAAPVIGAAMGLVEALDAWSIERLIELTEIPAPPFMEEVRGRRYAELLSEFGADSVWTDEVGNVIGLRKGRTGTRTIGFGGHLDTVFPEGTDVTVRQRGDTLYAPGIGDDTRGLVVVLTVLRAMEDAGIETNEDVIFVGVVGEEGLGDLRGMKHIFRDGADAPDVWIDVDGGGLARLVTMGLGSVRYRATFLGPGGHSWGAFGLANPAHAMSRAVRHFQNAADTLTRSGPRTSYNVGRMGGGTSVNSIPFETWMEVDMRSVSPESLAVIERAFLTAMERGLAEENELRRDGPALTLDPAKIGDRPSGEGDPSAALVQRALATTALFGVQGELSRSSTDSNIPISLGIPAITIGRGGIGGAGHAPEEYWINRDGHLAIQRALMLVVAEAGLAGPIS is encoded by the coding sequence GTGCTCAGCACTATCCGATCACTCGCAGTCTGCTCAGTCTGCGTAGCGTCCGCCACAGCCCTCTCCGCCCAGACCGCGTCCCAGCAATACACGGACGAGGCCCGCCAGCTCGCCGCCGCACCCGTGATCGGGGCAGCCATGGGACTGGTCGAGGCGCTTGACGCCTGGTCGATAGAACGACTCATCGAGCTGACCGAAATCCCGGCACCGCCGTTCATGGAGGAAGTTCGTGGTCGACGTTATGCCGAGTTGCTGAGTGAGTTCGGAGCCGACTCAGTGTGGACCGACGAGGTCGGCAATGTGATCGGTCTCCGGAAGGGACGAACGGGCACGCGCACTATCGGATTCGGCGGACACCTCGACACAGTCTTTCCGGAGGGCACCGACGTCACGGTCCGGCAACGGGGCGACACTCTCTATGCTCCCGGCATCGGAGACGATACACGCGGGCTCGTGGTGGTCCTCACGGTATTGCGGGCGATGGAAGACGCAGGAATCGAGACGAACGAGGACGTCATCTTCGTCGGGGTCGTAGGAGAAGAAGGCCTCGGCGACCTCCGAGGCATGAAACACATCTTTCGGGACGGCGCGGACGCCCCAGACGTGTGGATTGATGTAGACGGGGGTGGCCTGGCCCGGCTCGTAACGATGGGTCTCGGCTCAGTCCGATATCGCGCCACGTTCTTGGGCCCAGGGGGGCATTCTTGGGGCGCGTTCGGGCTCGCCAATCCAGCCCACGCGATGAGTCGCGCGGTACGCCATTTTCAGAACGCCGCCGACACACTCACGCGGAGCGGGCCCCGCACTAGCTACAACGTCGGACGGATGGGCGGCGGCACCTCCGTAAATTCGATCCCATTCGAGACGTGGATGGAAGTCGACATGCGCTCCGTCAGCCCGGAGAGTCTCGCCGTTATCGAACGCGCGTTTCTCACGGCAATGGAGCGTGGCCTGGCCGAAGAAAACGAACTTCGGCGTGACGGACCGGCTCTGACCTTGGACCCCGCCAAGATCGGGGATCGCCCGAGTGGAGAAGGAGACCCGTCGGCTGCGTTGGTCCAACGAGCGCTGGCCACAACGGCGCTCTTTGGAGTGCAGGGTGAGCTGTCCCGTTCATCGACAGACTCGAACATCCCCATCTCCTTGGGCATCCCGGCGATCACGATCGGCAGGGGTGGCATCGGCGGCGCAGGTCACGCACCGGAAGAGTACTGGATCAATCGCGACGGACACCTCGCGATCCAACGTGCCCTCATGCTGGTCGTGGCAGAAGCGGGCCTGGCAGGCCCCATCTCCTAG
- a CDS encoding deoxyhypusine synthase family protein, which yields MSDIRRFLEKHYRHFNARELVEAAKAYEEHVDAGGKMMVTLAGAMSTAELGIILSRMIRAGKVHAISCTGANLEEDVFNLVAAQEYEIVPSWRSLSEGDEQALYDRGMNRVTDTCIPETVMRNIEGRLVDCWQRAASAGDRKTPAEFLFEVLDDPTLSEHYQGDPAHSWMLAAKEMDIPVFAPGWEDSTTGNIFTANVMAGNVANHTCVKSGTEQFQALIEWYEQHHGGGAHPSVGFFQIGGGIAGDFAICVVPCIIQDLQREVPFWGYFCQITDAQPSYGGYSGAPANEKITWGKLDPSTPKFDINSDASIVAPLIFGYVLGD from the coding sequence TTGAGCGACATAAGACGCTTTCTTGAAAAGCACTACCGCCACTTCAATGCGCGCGAATTGGTGGAGGCCGCGAAGGCCTATGAGGAGCACGTCGATGCCGGCGGGAAGATGATGGTGACCCTTGCGGGTGCCATGTCGACGGCGGAGCTCGGCATCATCCTCAGTCGCATGATTCGAGCTGGAAAAGTGCACGCGATTTCCTGCACCGGCGCGAATCTCGAAGAGGACGTCTTCAATCTCGTAGCCGCACAGGAGTACGAGATCGTCCCGTCGTGGAGAAGTCTCTCAGAGGGGGACGAACAGGCTTTGTACGATCGGGGCATGAACCGAGTCACCGACACGTGCATTCCCGAGACGGTCATGCGCAACATCGAAGGACGGCTCGTCGATTGTTGGCAGCGCGCCGCCTCCGCCGGCGATCGAAAGACACCTGCCGAATTTCTTTTCGAAGTCCTGGATGACCCGACGTTGTCAGAGCACTACCAGGGGGATCCTGCACACTCTTGGATGTTGGCTGCCAAGGAGATGGACATTCCTGTGTTCGCCCCCGGCTGGGAGGACTCCACGACGGGTAACATCTTCACGGCGAACGTGATGGCGGGGAATGTGGCGAACCATACGTGTGTGAAGTCGGGCACGGAGCAGTTTCAGGCCTTGATCGAATGGTATGAGCAGCATCATGGAGGCGGGGCGCACCCGTCGGTCGGCTTCTTCCAAATTGGAGGAGGCATCGCCGGTGACTTCGCGATCTGCGTTGTGCCTTGCATCATTCAGGACCTGCAGCGCGAAGTCCCGTTCTGGGGGTATTTCTGTCAGATCACGGACGCACAGCCATCGTACGGTGGGTACTCCGGCGCCCCGGCGAATGAGAAGATCACCTGGGGAAAACTCGATCCGTCCACGCCCAAGTTCGACATCAACTCAGATGCCTCCATCGTTGCGCCGTTGATCTTCGGGTACGTGTTGGGCGACTAG
- a CDS encoding amidohydrolase family protein: protein MTTRALTLLVSLILLVATNVAAQDRTILIRNGRVLDGSGNPWVYADVLIRGDRIEAVGKLGDVQADEVIDAAGLYVTPGFIDTHSHAGPGLASPGLSHGEPLLAMGLTTIFANPDGGGSSDLAGQRSELLEDGLGVNVAQLVGHGSVRGEVMGSADRHATPMELERMKAIVRDGMEEGAWGLSSGTFYVPGNYAPPEEIEELAKEVAPFGGSYTSHYRDESTYSVGLIAAVDEVINVGRVAGIPAVLTHVKALGPFVWGYGEAIVQRVERARAEGVQVFADQYPYTASATGLEPALLPRWSQSGGRDSLLVRMADPETMARIREGMVEGLARRGGADRIQFRRYRVDESIEGRLLSDLAEERGQDPIDTAIDLIRAGSVSIVSYNMSDADVETLMAQPWTMTSSDGDLVPMGEGVPHPRTYGAFARKIRLYVKEKGTVTLSQAVRSMTSMPAQVFGMQDRGMIRPGMIADVAVFDLDKVRDVAEFTDPHHYSEGMVHVLVNGEAAIKDGTFTGARPGRVLQKRSRGIS from the coding sequence ATGACTACACGCGCATTGACCCTACTCGTATCTCTGATTCTTCTGGTCGCGACCAACGTCGCTGCGCAGGATCGGACGATTCTCATTCGAAATGGCCGTGTCCTAGACGGCAGTGGAAATCCGTGGGTTTATGCAGATGTACTGATTCGCGGGGACCGCATTGAGGCCGTGGGGAAGCTTGGAGATGTGCAGGCTGATGAGGTCATCGACGCCGCCGGTCTTTATGTGACGCCGGGATTTATCGACACGCACTCCCATGCTGGCCCGGGGCTCGCGTCTCCTGGCCTGAGTCATGGAGAGCCCCTCTTGGCCATGGGCCTCACTACGATCTTCGCCAATCCGGACGGGGGTGGCTCGTCGGACCTTGCCGGCCAGAGATCGGAGCTTCTTGAGGACGGCCTCGGGGTGAATGTCGCTCAGCTGGTGGGCCATGGCTCGGTCCGGGGGGAGGTCATGGGGTCTGCTGACCGGCATGCAACGCCAATGGAACTCGAGCGCATGAAGGCCATCGTCCGCGATGGAATGGAGGAGGGCGCATGGGGCCTGTCCTCTGGGACGTTCTACGTTCCCGGGAATTACGCTCCTCCGGAAGAAATCGAGGAGTTGGCGAAGGAAGTTGCTCCCTTCGGTGGATCATACACGAGCCACTATAGGGATGAGTCGACATACAGCGTGGGCCTTATTGCCGCGGTGGACGAAGTCATCAACGTTGGGAGGGTAGCGGGCATCCCCGCAGTGCTCACCCACGTGAAGGCCCTCGGACCGTTTGTGTGGGGTTACGGCGAAGCGATCGTTCAGCGTGTGGAGCGCGCCCGGGCAGAGGGTGTGCAGGTCTTCGCCGACCAGTATCCGTACACGGCGTCGGCTACCGGGCTTGAGCCGGCTCTGTTGCCCCGCTGGTCTCAGTCGGGTGGACGCGACTCACTCCTGGTACGGATGGCGGACCCCGAGACGATGGCCCGGATCCGAGAGGGCATGGTCGAAGGACTCGCGCGCCGCGGCGGAGCAGATCGTATCCAGTTCCGGCGCTACCGGGTCGACGAGTCGATCGAAGGTCGACTGCTGAGTGACCTTGCGGAGGAACGAGGCCAGGACCCGATCGATACCGCGATTGATCTCATCCGAGCTGGGAGCGTCAGCATCGTGTCCTACAACATGAGCGACGCTGATGTCGAAACGCTCATGGCGCAGCCGTGGACCATGACCTCATCCGATGGGGACTTGGTGCCAATGGGTGAGGGCGTCCCACACCCGCGTACGTACGGGGCGTTCGCTCGGAAGATCCGACTGTACGTGAAGGAGAAAGGCACAGTCACGCTGTCCCAGGCCGTGCGAAGCATGACATCCATGCCTGCTCAAGTATTCGGAATGCAGGACCGAGGCATGATTCGCCCCGGGATGATCGCCGACGTTGCCGTGTTCGATCTAGACAAGGTCCGTGATGTGGCGGAGTTCACGGACCCGCACCACTACTCTGAAGGCATGGTCCATGTGCTGGTGAACGGTGAGGCCGCGATCAAGGACGGCACGTTTACCGGAGCCCGACCGGGTCGAGTCCTGCAGAAGAGGAGTCGAGGAATCTCCTAG
- a CDS encoding acetate--CoA ligase family protein: MSEDRPDTAGVAEEPLLSSREGSVLVLTLNRPERLNAVSLPMYRRIEAEIRTADAEKIVKDVTHRVLPITEGDISEMLTDLRIFPLLDGARGRPKGDFAAVVAAAAVSNCLIAHPSVVEVEVNPLFVYAEGALAVDARLFVSPPDPS; the protein is encoded by the coding sequence ATGTCCGAAGATCGACCCGACACCGCTGGTGTCGCAGAAGAGCCTCTTCTCTCGAGTAGAGAAGGCTCGGTTCTTGTACTCACGTTGAACCGCCCCGAACGCCTCAATGCCGTGAGTCTGCCGATGTACCGCCGCATCGAGGCTGAGATTCGGACCGCTGACGCCGAGAAGATCGTGAAGGACGTCACGCATCGGGTTCTCCCGATCACCGAGGGAGATATCTCTGAGATGCTGACTGATCTCCGGATCTTCCCCTTGTTGGACGGAGCCCGAGGGCGGCCGAAAGGGGATTTTGCGGCTGTGGTGGCAGCAGCAGCAGTGAGTAATTGCCTCATCGCACACCCGAGTGTCGTGGAGGTCGAAGTAAATCCTCTCTTCGTATACGCCGAGGGAGCGCTGGCCGTCGACGCTCGCCTGTTCGTCAGCCCGCCGGATCCTTCGTAG
- a CDS encoding pitrilysin family protein, translating to MTFRLPRPLQGALVATAVAAVPTPIVAQQSAASLEPVTSVEGITEYRLDNGLRVLLFPDASKPQVTVNVTYFVGSRHEGYGETGMAHLLEHLLFKGTPNHPDIPQEFNERGAQPNGTTIFDRTNYYEIFPASDDNLEWAIDLESERMVSSRVEREDLDSEMTVVRNEMESGENNPLGILVERTLSTAYLWHNYGKSTIGARSDIEGVPIERLQAFYRKFYQPDNAMLVVAGNFDAELALSLVVEKFGAIPTPDRTGSNTLYPTYTAEPIQDGERRVTLRRSGEIQFATSSYHVPPGSHPDFAAVEVLSFILGDTPSGRLYKAMVETQIATASGASAFQLREAGPLLTFAVVPTENDLGDALGKMNATVEGVLQSPITGEEVDRAKTALMNGMRQAFNSSSGIALQLSEWSSMGDWRLFFLHRDRVEQITADDVNRVAQAYIKPDNRTVGLFYPTENPDQADIPDMPDIAAMLDGYTGGEAVAQGEGFDPSPDNIEARTTRFELSNGMEVALLPKETRGDVAYVRIRLHFGDEESLMGRGTAGGFAGSMLMRGTVSRTRQQIQDDLDRLQTSGSVGGGPTQAVGQFQTVRDNVSEVIAMMGELVREPVFPQSEFDIMKDQQLSGLDQQRTEPQPLASIELTRHMEQWPVGHPNYTETIDEAIAAVAATTLDDAKAFYEDFWGPQSGNVVVVGDFDEAEVRAALEEAFGDWKSPRPYQRIASSFYDAPANNITIETPDKANAFFIAQQNFELRDTDPDYPALIMAGYMIGGGILNSRLATRVRVEDGLSYGVGGGISGHPIDPVGQFSAVAIYAPENAAALEVAFVEELEKVLSEGFTAEELATAQQGWLEGAQLSRAQDSGLSASLSSGLYFDRTTMFDAEMEERVRSVTLEEVNQAIRDRLDIAKITMVKAGDFAKTRTPIG from the coding sequence ATGACTTTCCGACTTCCCCGTCCTTTGCAGGGTGCGCTGGTCGCGACAGCCGTCGCCGCGGTCCCCACCCCGATCGTTGCTCAGCAGAGCGCGGCAAGTCTCGAACCCGTCACCTCTGTTGAAGGCATCACCGAATACCGGCTCGACAACGGCCTGCGTGTGCTGCTTTTCCCTGACGCCAGCAAGCCGCAGGTCACGGTCAACGTCACGTACTTCGTTGGCTCACGACACGAGGGGTACGGTGAGACGGGGATGGCGCACCTCCTTGAGCATTTGCTCTTCAAGGGCACGCCGAACCACCCGGACATCCCTCAGGAGTTCAATGAACGAGGGGCGCAGCCGAACGGGACCACGATCTTTGACCGAACGAACTACTACGAGATATTCCCCGCTTCCGATGACAATCTGGAATGGGCGATTGACCTCGAGTCAGAGCGGATGGTCAGCTCACGCGTCGAGCGCGAGGACCTCGATTCCGAGATGACGGTGGTGCGCAACGAGATGGAGTCTGGCGAGAACAACCCTCTTGGCATCCTCGTTGAAAGGACGCTCTCAACCGCGTATCTCTGGCACAACTACGGGAAGTCGACGATCGGAGCTCGCTCCGATATCGAAGGTGTGCCAATCGAACGGCTTCAGGCGTTTTACCGGAAATTCTACCAGCCCGACAACGCGATGCTGGTCGTGGCGGGCAACTTCGACGCCGAACTGGCACTCAGCCTCGTGGTTGAAAAGTTCGGAGCAATCCCGACTCCAGATCGGACGGGAAGCAATACGCTATACCCCACCTACACTGCGGAACCCATTCAGGACGGGGAGCGTCGGGTCACGCTTCGACGCTCGGGTGAAATCCAGTTCGCGACCAGCTCGTACCACGTCCCGCCGGGGTCACACCCGGACTTCGCAGCGGTCGAGGTGCTCTCGTTCATCTTGGGCGACACCCCGTCGGGGCGCCTCTACAAAGCCATGGTCGAGACCCAGATCGCCACTGCTTCTGGGGCTTCGGCATTCCAGCTTCGCGAGGCAGGTCCGCTTCTCACGTTCGCAGTAGTTCCAACGGAAAACGACCTCGGCGACGCTCTCGGTAAAATGAACGCGACCGTAGAGGGCGTGCTCCAGAGCCCGATCACCGGCGAAGAAGTCGACCGAGCCAAGACGGCACTCATGAACGGAATGCGTCAAGCTTTCAATTCGTCCTCGGGGATCGCGCTCCAACTGTCCGAATGGTCGTCGATGGGTGACTGGCGCCTCTTCTTCCTCCACCGCGACCGCGTCGAGCAAATCACGGCAGACGACGTGAACCGCGTGGCACAGGCATACATCAAGCCTGACAACCGCACCGTCGGTCTGTTCTACCCGACTGAGAATCCGGACCAAGCAGACATTCCCGACATGCCCGACATCGCTGCGATGCTCGACGGGTATACAGGCGGCGAAGCGGTCGCCCAGGGCGAGGGGTTCGACCCCTCACCGGATAACATCGAAGCCCGCACCACTCGCTTCGAGCTCTCAAACGGCATGGAGGTCGCACTTCTGCCGAAAGAGACACGCGGCGACGTGGCGTACGTCCGGATCCGTCTGCACTTCGGGGACGAAGAGTCGCTCATGGGGCGAGGCACAGCAGGTGGCTTCGCCGGATCCATGTTGATGCGAGGAACAGTGAGCCGCACCCGGCAACAGATCCAAGACGACCTGGATCGCCTCCAGACTTCGGGCTCCGTGGGCGGGGGGCCGACCCAAGCGGTGGGTCAGTTCCAGACCGTCCGTGACAACGTGAGCGAGGTCATCGCGATGATGGGTGAACTCGTGCGCGAGCCGGTGTTCCCACAGTCCGAGTTCGACATCATGAAGGACCAGCAGCTCTCCGGGCTGGACCAACAACGGACTGAGCCGCAGCCCCTGGCTTCGATCGAGCTGACGCGGCATATGGAGCAATGGCCCGTCGGACACCCGAACTACACCGAGACAATCGATGAAGCGATCGCCGCGGTTGCGGCGACCACGCTCGACGACGCCAAAGCGTTCTACGAAGACTTCTGGGGGCCCCAGAGTGGCAACGTCGTCGTGGTGGGAGACTTCGATGAAGCAGAAGTTCGCGCCGCGCTCGAAGAGGCGTTTGGAGACTGGAAGAGTCCGCGTCCGTACCAGCGCATCGCGTCTTCTTTCTACGACGCACCAGCCAACAACATCACGATCGAGACACCGGACAAGGCAAACGCATTCTTCATCGCACAACAGAACTTCGAGCTGCGTGACACAGATCCAGACTATCCAGCTTTGATCATGGCGGGGTATATGATTGGTGGTGGCATCTTGAACTCGCGCCTCGCTACCAGGGTCCGTGTCGAAGACGGGCTCAGCTATGGAGTGGGCGGAGGCATCTCTGGTCACCCAATCGACCCCGTAGGGCAATTCTCCGCAGTTGCCATCTACGCCCCAGAAAACGCTGCGGCGCTCGAAGTCGCGTTCGTCGAGGAACTTGAAAAGGTGCTGAGTGAAGGATTCACCGCGGAGGAATTGGCCACGGCTCAGCAGGGCTGGCTCGAAGGGGCTCAGTTATCTCGAGCTCAGGACTCCGGACTGTCCGCGTCGCTCTCATCGGGTCTGTACTTCGACCGCACGACCATGTTCGACGCTGAAATGGAAGAGCGTGTGCGCTCGGTGACACTGGAGGAGGTCAACCAAGCGATACGTGACCGGCTGGACATAGCGAAGATCACCATGGTGAAGGCGGGTGACTTCGCGAAGACGAGGACCCCGATCGGGTGA
- the apaG gene encoding Co2+/Mg2+ efflux protein ApaG produces MRYEQSTDGIRVCVQPRFSLADSDPADGTFVFSYEIEMENEGDDAAQLLFRHWLIHDAAGDDTEVDGEGVVGEQPHLNPGDSHEYRSYCVLRSPVGYMEGYYTFGRPDGSQFRVEVPRFALSGPFVLQVPQDEDDDESPVMN; encoded by the coding sequence ATGCGATACGAGCAATCGACCGACGGCATCCGCGTGTGCGTTCAGCCGCGCTTCTCCCTCGCCGACTCAGATCCGGCAGACGGGACGTTTGTGTTCTCGTACGAGATCGAAATGGAGAACGAGGGCGACGATGCAGCGCAGCTCTTGTTCCGCCACTGGTTGATTCACGACGCCGCCGGAGACGACACCGAGGTGGATGGCGAGGGCGTTGTTGGCGAGCAGCCGCACCTGAATCCCGGGGATTCACACGAATACCGGAGCTACTGTGTGTTACGGTCGCCCGTCGGCTACATGGAGGGGTACTACACCTTCGGACGGCCGGACGGCAGCCAGTTCCGGGTGGAGGTCCCGCGCTTCGCGCTCAGTGGGCCCTTCGTGCTTCAGGTGCCCCAAGATGAAGACGACGACGAATCGCCGGTGATGAACTAG
- a CDS encoding prepilin-type N-terminal cleavage/methylation domain-containing protein, which translates to MPRKLKFTLIEFMVTASIVGILSGLAIPNLRSMIFRARATEVAADMDVVRVAALQHSATMNTWPAEVASGVVPAGLVGCLPEMFLRQERVSTRRREPDSPSGGAG; encoded by the coding sequence ATGCCACGGAAGTTGAAGTTTACACTCATCGAGTTCATGGTCACCGCGTCGATCGTCGGCATTCTCTCAGGTCTCGCTATACCGAATCTGCGTAGCATGATCTTCCGTGCCCGAGCGACTGAAGTCGCAGCGGACATGGATGTCGTTCGAGTAGCCGCATTACAGCACAGCGCCACCATGAATACATGGCCGGCCGAAGTCGCTTCGGGGGTCGTTCCGGCCGGACTTGTCGGATGCCTCCCGGAAATGTTCCTTAGACAGGAACGGGTATCAACTCGACGACGAGAACCGGACTCTCCCTCAGGGGGTGCCGGGTGA
- a CDS encoding metal-dependent transcriptional regulator, giving the protein MIPRALSRSVEDYLKAIYSLSEAGEAASTSAIAEALLIQPASVTGMVKRLAEEGLLEHVPYRGVRLTRGGEREALRVLRRHRILETYLCERLAFAWDDVHAEAERLEHAASDDLIDRMAAALGSPSHDPHGAPIPTRAGEIEATDLATLADALPGSRLRIRAVQDEEAAELRSMADDGLVPGVSVIVNAAPSNAGEVGLTVGEDGDAVTVPKDLARKIFVVPDGSAP; this is encoded by the coding sequence ATGATCCCCCGCGCCCTCTCCCGCTCCGTCGAAGACTACCTAAAGGCGATCTACAGCCTCTCCGAGGCTGGCGAAGCTGCGTCGACGAGCGCAATCGCGGAAGCTCTGCTCATTCAGCCGGCTTCCGTCACCGGAATGGTGAAGCGGCTCGCCGAGGAAGGACTCTTGGAGCACGTGCCATACAGAGGCGTCCGCCTCACACGAGGGGGCGAACGAGAAGCCCTCCGGGTCCTCCGCCGCCACCGGATCCTGGAGACGTACCTCTGTGAGCGACTCGCTTTCGCATGGGACGACGTGCATGCCGAAGCCGAACGACTGGAGCACGCGGCCTCCGACGATCTCATCGATCGGATGGCTGCGGCCCTCGGCTCGCCCAGCCACGATCCTCACGGCGCTCCGATCCCAACGCGGGCTGGGGAGATCGAGGCGACCGACCTGGCGACGCTCGCCGACGCGCTGCCCGGTTCACGACTGCGAATTCGAGCGGTGCAGGACGAGGAGGCGGCCGAGTTGCGGTCGATGGCCGATGACGGCCTGGTTCCCGGCGTATCGGTAATTGTGAACGCCGCCCCCTCCAACGCGGGTGAAGTCGGGCTCACTGTCGGAGAAGACGGAGACGCCGTGACTGTCCCGAAGGACCTCGCCCGCAAGATCTTCGTCGTCCCAGACGGGTCGGCCCCGTGA